The proteins below come from a single Ictalurus furcatus strain D&B chromosome 15, Billie_1.0, whole genome shotgun sequence genomic window:
- the ints11 gene encoding integrator complex subunit 11, which translates to MPDIKVTPLGAGQDVGRSCILLSIGGKNIMLDCGMHMGYNDDRRFPDFSYITQNGRLTDFLDCVIISHFHLDHCGALPYMSEMVGYEGPIYMTHPTKAICPILLEDFRKITVDKKGETNFFTSQMIKDCMKKVVPLNLHQTVQVDDELEIKAYYAGHVLGAAMVLIKVGSESVVYTGDYNMTPDRHLGAAWIDKCRPDILISESTYATTIRDSKRCRERDFLKKVHETIERGGKVLIPVFALGRAQELCILLETFWERMNLKAPIYFSTGMTEKANHYYKLFITWTNQKIRKTFVQRNMFEFKHIKAFDRSYADNPGPMVVFATPGMLHAGQSLQIFKKWAGNEKNMVIMPGYCVQGTVGHKILNGQKKLEMEGRATLEVKLQVEYMSFSAHADAKGIMQLIRMAEPRNILLVHGEAKKMEFLKDKIEQEFNISCFMPANGETTTVTTNPSVPVDISLNLLKREIALGGPLPDPKKPRTMHGTLIMKDNTLRLVSPEQALKELGLSEHQLRFTCRVHLQDPHSDADTLARIYSHLKSMLRGYTVQHLPDGTVIVESIVLKVSSSSDEPNLKVILLSWSYQDEELGSFLSNLLKKGLPSGL; encoded by the exons ATGCCGGACATCAAAGTGACGCCACTGG gtGCTGGACAGGATGTCGGACGCAGCTGCATTCTGCTCTCTATAGGAGGCAAGAACATAATGCTGGATTGTGGGATGCATATGGGATATAACGATGAC AGACGCTTTCCAGACTTCTCTTACATCACTCAGAATGGCCGCCTCACAGACTTTTTGGACTGTGTTATAATaag CCATTTCCATCTGGACCACTGCGGCGCTCTTCCCTACATGAGCGAGATGGTGGGATATGAGGGACCGATCTACATGACCCACCCCACCAAAGCCATCTGCCCCATCCTGCTGGAGGACTTCCGCAAGATCACGGTGGACAAAAAGGGCGAGACCAACTTCTTCACCTCACAGATGATCAAAGATTGCATGAAGAAAGTAGTGCCGCTGAATCTGCACCAGACCGTTCAA GTGGATGATGAGCTCGAGATCAAAGCGTACTATGCAGGACACGTCCTCGGGGCAGCGATGGTGCTAATTAAAGTCGGCTCCGAGTCCGTCGTCTACACG GGTGATTACAACATGACACCAGACAGACACTTAGG CGCGGCCTGGATCGATAAATGTCGTCCGGATATTCTGATCAGCGAGTCGACCTACGCCACCACGATCCGCGACTCGAAgcgctgcagagagagagacttcttAAAGAAAGTCCACGAGACCATCGAGAGAGGAGGAAAG GTCCTCATTCCGGTGTTTGCTTTGGGAAGAGCGCAGGAGCTGTGCATCCTTCTGGAAACGTTCTG GGAGAGAATGAATCTGAAAGCACCCATCTACTTCTCGACGGGGATGACGGAGAAAGCAAACCACTACTACAAGCTCTTCATCACGTGGACCAATCAGAAGATTCGCAAAACCTTCGTGCAGAGGAACATGTTCGAGTTCAAACACATCAAAGCCTTCGATCGCTCCTACGCAGACAATCCCGGACCTATG GTGGTGTTCGCTACTCCGGGGATGTTGCACGCCGGCCAGTCATTACAGATATTCAAGAAATGGGCCGGCAACGAAAAGAACATG GTCATTATGCCAGGGTACTGCGTGCAGGGAACAGTCGGACACAAGATTCTGAACGGCCAGAAGAAGCTGGAGATGGAGGGAAGAGCCACG CTGGAGGTGAAGCTGCAGGTGGAGTACATGTCATTCAGCGCTCACGCCGACGCTAAAGGCATCATGCAGCTGATCCGCATGGCCGAACCTCGCAACATCCTGCTAGTTCACGGCGAGGCCAAGAAGATGGAGTTCCTCAAGGACAAGATCGAGCAGGAGTTCA ataTCAGCTGCTTCATGCCGGCTAACGGAGAGACCACCACAGTGACGACCAACCCGAGCGTACCGGTGGACATCTCGCTCAACCTGCTGAAGAGAGAGATCGCCCTGGGAG GTCCTTTACCCGACCCTAAGAAGCCGCGCACCATGCATGGAACTCTGATCATGAAGGACAAT actctGAGGCTGGTTTCCCCAGAGCAGGCTTTAAAGGAGTTGGGACTTTCTGAACACCAGCTGCGTTTTACGTGCCGCGTGCACCTGCAGGACCCTCACAGCGACGCAGACACACTCGCCCGCATCTACAGCCATCTCAagag CATGCTCAGAGGTTACACCGTGCAGCACCTTCCCGACGGCACCGTTATCGTCGAGTCCATCGTCCTCAAAGTGTCTTCGTCCAGCGACGAACCCAATCTTAAAGTTATCCTGCTTTCCTGGAGCTATCAG GACGAAGAGCTCGGCAGTTTTCTTTCTAATCTGCTGAAGAAAGGACTTCCTTCCGGATTGTGA
- the ddx19a gene encoding ATP-dependent RNA helicase DDX19A — protein sequence MATDSWALSVDQQEATTKIFEVLRIRESRVVQNAELKETEKPTDGDTLDEEEKEDRAAQSLLNKLIRNSLVNNTNQVEVLQRDPNSPLYSVKTFEELHLKPQLLQGVYAMGFNRPSKIQETALPMMLAEPPQNLIAQSQSGTGKTAAFVLAMLSHVDPANKWTQCLCLSPTYELALQTGKVVEQMGKFYPEVKLAYAIRGNRMDGGSKIQEQIVIGTPGTMSDWLTKKKVIDPKKVRVFVLDEADVMIGMQGHQDQSIRIQRKLPEDCQMLLFSATFEDTVWQFAERVVPDPNVIRLKREEETLDTIKQYYVLCRDRQDKFNALCNIYGAITIAQAMIFCHTRRTAAWLSAKMAADGHQVALLSGELAVEQRAAIIERFREGKEKVLITTNVCARGIDVEQVSVVINFDLPLDKDGNPDNETYLHRIGRTGRFGKRGLAINMVDSRRSLAVLRAIEEHFNKKIVKLDTGDLDEMEKIAH from the exons ATGGCTACCGACTCGTGGGCATTGTCTGTTGATCAACAAGAAGCAACAACCAAAATA TTTGAAGTGCTGCGGATTAGAGAAAGTCGAGTCGTCCAGAATGCTGAACTGAAAG aaacagaaaaacctACAGATGGTGACACATtggatgaagaagaaaaag AGGACCGAGCTGCACAGTCTCTTCTTAATAAATTAATCAGGAACAGTCTGGTCAACAACACGAACCAGGTGGAGGTGCTGCAGAGAGACCCGAATTCACCACTCTACTCGGTCAAGACATTTGAAGAGCTGCATCT AAAACCTCAGCTGCTGCAGGGAGTCTACGCAATGGGCTTCAACAGACCTTCGAAAATCCAGGAGACCGCACTGCCGATGATGCTGGCAGAACC ACCTCAGAACCTGATCGCTCAGTCTCAGTCCGGGACGGGGAAAACCGCCGCCTTTGTACTGGCCATGCTGAGCCACGTCGACCCGGCGAACAAGTGGACTCAG TGTCTGTGCCTGTCTCCAACCTATGAGCTCGCCCTACAGACAGGTAAAGTCGTGGAGCAGATGGGCAAGTTCTACCCTGAGGTGAAATTGGCATACGCCATTCGAGGCAATAGAA TGGACGGTGGGAGTAAAATCCAGGAGCAGATCGTGATCGGCACCCCAGGCACCATGTCTGACTGGTTAACCAAAAAAAAGGTGATCGACCCCAAGAAGGTTCGGGTGTTCGTACTGGACGAGGCCGACGTCATGATCGGCATGCAGGGTCACCAAGACCAGAGCATCCGCATCCAGAG GAAGCTGCCCGAAGACTGTCAGATGCTGCTCTTCTCTGCAACTTTCGAGGACACAGTGTGGCAGTTTGCCGAGCGCGTCGTCCCCGATCCCAACGTTATCCGACTGAAGCGAGAGGAGGAGACCCTGGACACCATCAAGCAGTATTACGTGCTctgcagagacagacaggacaaGTTTAACGCGCTGTGTAACATCTACGGCGCAATCACAATCGCACAAGCCATGATCTTTTGCCAT ACTCGCAGGACAGCAGCCTGGCTGTCAGCAAAGATGGCAGCAGACGGTCACCAGGTGGCGCTGCTGAGCGGAGAACTGGCCGTCGAACAAAGAGCGGCAATCATTGAGCGCTTCAGAGAAGGCAAAGAGAAAGTGCTGATAACCACTAACGTGTGTGCGAGAG GTATCGACGTAGAGCAGGTTTCCGTGGTGATCAACTTTGACCTCCCCCTGGACAAAGATGGCAACCCAGACAACGAGACCTACCTGCACAGGATCGGCAGGACGGGGCGCTTCGGCAAGCGAGGCCTGGCCATCAACATGGTGGACAGCAGGCGGAGCCTGGCCGTGCTCCGAGCCATCGAGGAACACTTCA ATAAGAAAATCGTGAAGCTGGACACGGGGGACCTTGACGAAATGGAAAAGATTGCACACTGA
- the cptp gene encoding ceramide-1-phosphate transfer protein isoform X2, translating to MNSLGSVFAFISKDAVNKIQILENFLTGENGTHYLTVQSMVKYELDNELVDLTKRGSHPESGCRTLLRLHRALRWLQLFLESLRTSTEDSKTSVMCSDAYNASLAQHHSWFIRTATGVAFCALPGRDTFFEVLNAGSHQEVVTLLGEALPLISEVYQITEDLYAKNNLLELP from the coding sequence ATGAACAGCCTGGGAAGCGTCTTCGCCTTCATCTCCAAGGATGCAGTCAACAAAATCCAGATCCTGGAGAACTTTCTGACAGGCGAGAACGGGACGCATTACCTCACCGTCCAGTCCATGGTGAAGTACGAGTTGGACAACGAGCTGGTGGATCTTACCAAACGAGGCAGCCACCCAGAGTCGGGCTGCCGCACATTACTGCGTCTGCACCGTGCCCTGCGCTGGCTGCAGCTCTTCTTGGAGAGCCTGCGCACCAGCACTGAGGACAGTAAGACCTCCGTCATGTGCTCCGACGCCTATAATGCGTCGCTGGCGCAGCACCACTCGTGGTTCATCCGGACAGCAACCGGAGTGGCGTTTTGCGCTCTTCCAGGCCGTGACACGTTCTTCGAGGTGTTGAACGCAGGCAGCCACCAGGAGGTGGTCACACTGTTGGGTGAAGCTTTACCTCTCATCTCAGAAGTTTATCAGATCACAGAGGacctgtatgcaaaaaacaatcTGCTCGAATTACCATAG
- the ubxn10 gene encoding UBX domain-containing protein 10: MHVIRPKSAKGRTRPKATEARTADDELLHENCPFPPYPPSHPPPTPSHRLNSSPSPRAFFRHNNPSSAVENTLDISLLSLNKYKVLPSIEKRSEEAASSADREEKSSRSRLHTRHFFRSDQETERASGGTVRTTSRCQESETGVLLAVRTPCGQRLMCQFRPTDTLRDVVSTAEEKSGKRYKHVLIETMEVPRRSFSNLNMTLSQCGVVNKSVLCISFKDAP, encoded by the coding sequence ATGCATGTGATCAGACCAAAATCCGCCAAAGGACGCACCAGACCCAAAGCGACCGAGGCCCGTACCGCAGATGACGAGCTACTACATGAGAATTGTCCGTTTCCCCCATACCCTCCTTCTCATCCTCCACCCACGCCAAGCCACAGATTGAACTCATCTCCATCCCCACGCGCTTTCTTTAGGCACAATAATCCGAGTTCAGCGGTCGAGAACACCCTCGACATCTCACTGCTGTCgctaaacaaatacaaagtCCTCCCGTCTATTGAGAAAAGATCAGAAGAGGCGGCGTCCAGCGCTGACAGGGAGGAAAAGTCCTCAAGGTCTAGGCTCCATACCCGTCACTTCTTCAGGAGTGATCAGGAGACGGAGAGGGCGTCTGGCGGGACTGTCAGGACGACATCTCGGTGCCAGGAGAGCGAGACAGGGGTTCTGCTCGCTGTCCGGACTCCGTGCGGTCAGAGGCTGATGTGCCAGTTCCGACCCACAGACACACTCCGGGATGTCGTTTCTACAGCGGAGGAGAAATCCGGGAAACGGTACAAACACGTTCTGATCGAGACCATGGAGGTTCCTCGGAGGAGCTTCTCCAATCTGAACATGACTCTGTCTCAGTGTGGCGTCGTTAATAAATCCGTCTTATGCATCAGCTTCAAAGACGCTCCTTAA
- the cptp gene encoding ceramide-1-phosphate transfer protein isoform X1: MADSFSLQNVLDNFKSCLSDNKEVCLKYYISGWRELVSFMNSLGSVFAFISKDAVNKIQILENFLTGENGTHYLTVQSMVKYELDNELVDLTKRGSHPESGCRTLLRLHRALRWLQLFLESLRTSTEDSKTSVMCSDAYNASLAQHHSWFIRTATGVAFCALPGRDTFFEVLNAGSHQEVVTLLGEALPLISEVYQITEDLYAKNNLLELP; the protein is encoded by the exons ATGGCAGATTCTTTCAGTCTACAGAATGTTCTGGACAACTTCAAGTCATGTCTCAGTGATAATAAGGAAGTCTGTTTAAAGTACTATATATCAGGATGGCGAGAGCTTGTGAG CTTTATGAACAGCCTGGGAAGCGTCTTCGCCTTCATCTCCAAGGATGCAGTCAACAAAATCCAGATCCTGGAGAACTTTCTGACAGGCGAGAACGGGACGCATTACCTCACCGTCCAGTCCATGGTGAAGTACGAGTTGGACAACGAGCTGGTGGATCTTACCAAACGAGGCAGCCACCCAGAGTCGGGCTGCCGCACATTACTGCGTCTGCACCGTGCCCTGCGCTGGCTGCAGCTCTTCTTGGAGAGCCTGCGCACCAGCACTGAGGACAGTAAGACCTCCGTCATGTGCTCCGACGCCTATAATGCGTCGCTGGCGCAGCACCACTCGTGGTTCATCCGGACAGCAACCGGAGTGGCGTTTTGCGCTCTTCCAGGCCGTGACACGTTCTTCGAGGTGTTGAACGCAGGCAGCCACCAGGAGGTGGTCACACTGTTGGGTGAAGCTTTACCTCTCATCTCAGAAGTTTATCAGATCACAGAGGacctgtatgcaaaaaacaatcTGCTCGAATTACCATAG
- the LOC128619040 gene encoding lysophosphatidic acid receptor 6, with the protein MNTSSNISCDGEWSADFQFYLFPITYILVMVFGLLGNLGALYVFIFKTEHKSPSSVYVISLAVADTVFLCVLPFRIHYHLNGNNWTFGNTACRLTGTLFFSNVYISIAFMSCICVDRYLATVHPHTYLRLRNTHCAAAVSACLWVLGGTTILTFMFTSPDMHTTGGQVSCFENFSEDEWKTNLAPYSAYSLVFGALLPSIIILVLYPVVARRIARIKTRTARNALRIIYTILAITVLCFLPYHLVYFLHVLWRTQVIHNCMLADVIYKARRVTMALVSMNSLLDPVLYYFATSHCKWTCKWNFKKLKPKKKRGIYAISESL; encoded by the coding sequence ATGAACACCTCCAGCAACATCTCGTGCGACGGCGAGTGGAGTGCCGATTTCCAGTTCTACCTGTTCCCCATCACCTACATCCTCGTGATGGTGTTCGGTCTGCTGGGGAATCTGGGAGCTCTTTACGTCTTCATCTTCAAAACAGAGCACAAGTCCCCCTCCAGCGTTTACGTCATCAGCCTTGCAGTGGCGGACACCGTTTTCCTGTGTGTCCTCCCCTTCCGCATTCACTACCACCTCAACGGCAACAACTGGACCTTCGGAAACACGGCGTGTCGCCTGACCGGTACGCTCTTCTTCTCCAACGTCTACATCAGCATCGCCTTCATGAGCTGCATTTGTGTGGACCGCTACCTTGCCACCGTCCATCCCCACACGTACCTGCGGCTCCGTAACACGCACTGTGCTGCAGCTGTCTCCGCCTGCCTCTGGGTGCTCGGAGGGACGACCATTTTAACCTTCATGTTCACATCTCCGGATATGCATACGACCGGGGGGCAGGTGAGCTGCTTCGAGAACTTTTCAGAGGACGAATGGAAGACGAATCTGGCTCCGTACAGCGCCTACAGCCTGGTATTCGGCGCCTTGCTTCCCTCAATCATCATCTTGGTGCTCTACCCGGTGGTGGCGCGTCGGATCGCACGGATCAAGACGCGAACAGCGCGCAATGCCCTGAGGATCATCTACACCATCCTGGCCATCACAGTCCTCTGCTTCTTGCCCTACCACCTAGTGTACTTTCTGCACGTGCTGTGGCGAACTCAGGTCATCCATAACTGCATGCTAGCTGACGTTATCTACAAAGCGAGGCGTGTTACCATGGCGCTGGTCAGCATGAATAGCCTACTCGACCCTGTGCTGTATTACTTCGCCACCAGCCACTGCAAGTGGACCTGCAAATGGAACTTCAAGAAGCTGAAGCCAAAGAAGAAAAGAGGCATCTACGCCATCTCGGAGAGTTTATAA